In Lonchura striata isolate bLonStr1 chromosome 2, bLonStr1.mat, whole genome shotgun sequence, a single genomic region encodes these proteins:
- the ARGLU1 gene encoding arginine and glutamate-rich protein 1 has product MGRSRSRSSSRSKHTKSSKHAKKNRSRSRSRSREKERARKRSKSRESKRNRRRESRSRSRSNTAPSSRRDRDRDRDRASSPPDRIDIFGRTVSKRSSLDEKQKREEEEKKAEFERQRKIRQQEIEEKLIEEETARRVEELVAKRVEEELEKRKDEIEREVLRRVEEAKRIMEKQLLEELERQRQAELAAQKAREEEERAKREELERILEENNRKIAEAQAKLAEEQLKIVEEQRKIHEERMKLEQERQRQQKEEQKIILGKGKSRPKLSFSLKSQD; this is encoded by the exons ATGGGTCGGTCCCGCAGCCGGAGCTCATCCCGCTCCAAGCACACCAAGAGCTCCAAGCACGCCAAGAAGAACCGGAGCCGATCGCGGTCCCGCTCCCGAGAAAAGGAGCGGGCAAGGAAGCGCTCCAAGTCCCGGGAGAGCAAGCGGAACCGGCGCCGGGAGTCGCGCTCCCGCTCGCGCTCCAATACGGCCCCCTCCTCCCGGCGCGACCGGGACCGCGACCGCGACCGCGCCTCCTCCCCCCCCGACCGCATCGACATCTTCGGGCGCACGGTGAGCAAGCGCAGCAGCCTGGATGAGAAACAGaagcgggaggaggaggagaaaaaagcgGAGTTCGAGCGGCAGAGGAAAAT TCGTCAACAAGAAATTGAAGAGAAACTCATAGAGGAAGAAACTGCTCGAAGGGTGGAAGAACTTGTAGCTAAACGCGTAGAAGAAGAGttggagaaaagaaaggatGAGATTGAGCGAGAGGTTCTCCGCAGGGTGGAGGAGGCTAAGCGCATCATGGAAAAACAGTTGCTCGAAGAACTCGAGCGACAGCGACAAGCTGAACTTGCAGCACAAAAAGCCAGAGAG GAAGAAGAGCGTGCAAAGCGTGAGGAACTAGAACGAATACTAGAAGAGAATAATCGAAAAATTGCAGAAGCACAAGCTAAACTG GCTGAAGAACAATTGAAAATTGTTGAAGAACAAAGAAAGATTCATGAGGAGAGGATGAAACTAGAACAAGAGAGACAGCGTCAGCAAAAGGAAGAGCAAAAAATTATCCTGGGCAAAGGAAAGTCTAGGCCAAAACTGTCCTTCTCCCTAAAAAGCCAGGATTAA